Within Salvia splendens isolate huo1 chromosome 21, SspV2, whole genome shotgun sequence, the genomic segment GAATGGACTTGAATTAATAGTGGGAAATCAAGTGCTATTTTGGGCTGGTTAGTCAGTAGTATACCGTGACAATGAATccattaagaaattaatttttaaataatattttaaacagTAAGATAATTACTACTTTATAATTGTTCCGAACTCTATTATCAAGTCgataataataaaaatccaAATAATGCTATTACAATATTGATTATGTGATAACATCAAAGTATAGATCAGATGTGCACCAACACATGGCAGCAATATGTAtttccaaaatttaaaaaaacaatccAAATACTATCAAGATTGTAATTACTATAATATATAAGAGTatgttatatattttaattatatattgagCATGATGAAGTTGTAATGCAGTACTTGAGCCACTTTCATGTGATATTGGAAAGTTAACTTATACCATTATGTGCTGTAAAGAGCACAACAATCCAAAACATACCCTAGCTTTTTtcacttaaaattttaattttcaccTTTTTGTCGATTTAATTTAAACTAGTCCACCGCATGCGTAGAAGAAAATAGTAGCCTATTATTCTACAACTAaagttaataaattatttttatatgtagatAAACAAAAGAGCCACCAAGTTCCTACTTAGTAATCATTAGCTTgatatattcttattttttaataacATATGACTCCTTAATTACTTAATGACTCCGTACGAAAAATAGtccttttctattttaatatGTAAAAGAATactagtttttatttatttatagcaAAATTTTCTTAAAGGTAGTACTAATACATTAAACAAAATATTACtacatattttcatatttttcatattaataTGCATCGTCCACTGTCAACACTATTTTTTATAGACGaataaagtatttatcatgcatCATCCTAAATAGTTACACAATTAGTCATTTAAgaattaaaaaatgtcaattattACTTTCAATGAAgtacaataataaaatattcactaaaaaaaatacaaataattacGATCTTGATCTCCGGTATATATTGTAAATAAGATGGGGCACGATGGCCTAGGTCTGTTGAAGCCCGCCTGATCTGGGGCTCGACTCGGCCATTATGAGCCAATCTGACTTAGCTAGGCTACACtggatatttttatataaatctaaCTAAACTTGAAGGTCACATATTTGCCTAGTAGCCATTTtagaatcaaataaaattaaacgtacaccaacaaaattaattataagaaCTAATAGGTATGACCTTAGAATTGCACGTATTAATGTTCTAGAGCATTAGATCCGGCAAATAGTCTCACACAATTAGTTACAATGACAATTGAATGACACATATATGTGAAATACTATAAtatagtcatttttattttaaccCATTTATTAGGTGAGATGAGGTAGGGGTGACCCAATCCCACTAAACAAGATTTGTccattaaacaaaataaaaggcaATTTTTGTTTACAAAATTGTAAGTGTGAACAAGAATAGTGTTCCACTTTCACTAGTTTGTGTGCGTGGTCAAGAAAAGATCTTAAAATTTACCCAATTTCACTTAACAAAGTCCAATATTAAATAACATTGCACTTCTTTTCAAGCTATAAAATACATTATTTACACTCATCATTAtcaagagataataaagtatttAATTCCTCTGGCGTTTGAATGAACTACACAAGTTGgtcaatatatatttcattttataaaaatcttaTTATAAGAGGCACATTGGCCACAAAATGGTATGGATTATAATCTAcaagatatattaaaatattaattacatAGTGGACATTATAATCCATCAGATAATCACAACTCAAGTtaattttctcttctttttcttttctaaaaatCCAGCTTTTTCTGTTTTCGAAAAAACtattctttgatttttttttttttgtagaaattagctttttctttttttgtcaaaacattttaattaaagattcatTATATTAGGGGACATGTCTATAAACGGGCCAGCTGAAACTGAGTGGcccaattattttataaaaagatGCAATTTGAAAGATACGGGCCTTGTCTGGGCCCGGTTATGTCCAATTATTAGTTTATCAGGGAATGTCGACAAACATATTTTCCAataaacatttttaatatactagtatttcgCTTTTTTTAATCACTGAAACTAATTATCCATCACcgatgaaaaattaaatttattactactaattaATATCCCTTCAATATATTATGTACAATTAATGTTATGGAACGTCGGATTTCATCTTGAAAATTCAGAATTACTGGGATATCACATTCATTAATTGCATAAATGCTTCCATCTATAATCACATAGTATTTTCAATAAGAAGCACTTCTCctgtaatttttattaattataagaaataaacttaagaaaaaaatagtggacTTCGTAGCTAAATTACACCGGATTTTGTTTTTGCAAATATatcgaaaaaatatttttttaaatagtaATTTTGTGCTCATCGAACAATTGTTACATCATCTCCAACCATACcccaaaaatgagttttggtgtAGAAATCTTCTCCAACCATAtaccaaactcaaactcatttttggtgtttttcgtgaaacaacaccaaatatggtgttactctaaaaattttgtgagactaaaactaaaaaattatgtaaattttgaattttgtgtCAATGGTTGGAATAAAACTACTTTTTAACGTGACATATactcaaaaatgagtttgaatttagtgtaaatggttggaaaTAGCCTTACCAACGGTCTCTCAATAAGCaatatctttttttctttttgtattgATTTAACCGTTATCAAGTATGATTGAATTCACATGctactttttgaaaaaaacaaCCAAGAGTGGTCCATTATTTTCTCATTTAAAACCCTAAAGCAAATAGAAAGTGCACGTGTGAGACTCAATTATAGGATTGGAACATTGAACTTTGTGTTACCTTCTTCAGTAATGGGGAGGTAAAGTTTTTTGGATTGAGAAGTATGGGACCATTTTTACTTAtctatacacatatatatatatatatatatagggttttgatccatgcaaaaccattcttaatacaaaaatgcagaaccaagcatacaaaagtcatttttaggtcattgtaagcttatttttacgtcattatagtaaggatgacatgaaataatcttaacatgacctcaaacccaaagtttataatatgacctaaaactgctttacaatgaccctccgtgtttttgtttaattattgaccattgaaTTGTCAAATCttatggtcaggatttggtctggattttgtattgatcattttcctatatatataggattgtgaacAAGTACATAAAATCAATGAGTTAGAGATAATCGAATACTTAAATATATACTCTGCCTATTTTTTAAACTATTTTTCATAATGATTTAATTTATCCATGTTTTGTGTAAATTATTATGCAAAAGTCTTTATCAATAATCTGAATTGcctaaaatatattttttgtgtttgtcacTTGTTATTATATTCATCCAGTAATTGGGAGATTTATCCACCACAGATATCTGTAATCAAAGAACTTAAAATGATTCACACCAATTATCACTATTCTAATGGATTCTTATAGATATGTGTTGTGTTGCAGTTTATGATTGGCCAACTATTGAATATGAATTTAGGACCACTTACTAGAAATGTAGCCATTAAACATCTTCTTTATCGCACTCGTTTTACTTTTGATTTGCATTTTGTCCTTTAATAAATGATAAAGAGGATGATTGTTCATTTGTATCAATCAATTATGCATAATTTGGAATAGATATTACTACATGAGAAATTATTGATTGTACTGGTATATTCTAACATTAGATGGAAGAGTTGAATTTAataattcatgtgatcggacgAAACATAAGGTTTACTCCTATTGATACtaattactagtactagttAATTAATTACGTCTATCTTATTTCACAATTTTCTTTACTTATTGTCGAACTTATATACTAAACGGCTGTGTTACAAAATTTATATGCAGGAAGTTTAATAGCAAACTCTTTTTCCGACTTCCGTCCGTAGGTAAATGATTGTCATTTTATGATATTCACATGTCacattttactttactatttttaataaattaatttacatATAATTATTTATGGTCAACTAACTTTTTCGTTTTTACATCTAATATTTTTGAAAGAAACACCATTAGCCCACAGAAGGCCCAACCCAACAAATTTGGGCATCTATATTAGATCCGTTTCGGTTAACTAGAATATGCAGATTCAAAAATTGGACCCAAATTAAATCGACATCAAATCCAACTCCTTTGTTTAACTTCGGTAatctttatcatttttttaattaattctctctttatttaacTTGCCAAACactggatttttttttaatgctaAAAAACCCCTCCATCAATTTGGGACGGATAACATGTTACTAACTCGTTTGAAGTCAGAAAATTACACTATCAAATCAAACCAAACAACactaaaaccaattaaaaacCTTAATGAATCCCCCTTCTCTTTATTGACATCGATCTCACATACATTAATTGATCACATAATTAAGTCAACATTAATTAAGCTAGGCCTTCTTCCAATCATTAATCTCCTTAGTAATTGCCGGTATGCAGCTCGAACTCCTAGCAATTCCCCCCCTTTGATTCGTGCCTCCCTTATCCCTAGGGCTAAGTGATTTTGCCCGATTTTTCCTCAAAATGTCTCTCATTACCTCCGCCTGGCAGAGCACTGGGTATGCTCTGCCAAGGCGGTTAAACCTAGCGCACACGCTCACATGCGCATGTAGGGCCTCCTCTCTCTTCCCGCCGttcttctccatctcctccTTCACCGCCTCTGAGCAGAGCCCACATATCATCTGGCCATAGGTCCCACGCACTTTCTTCACGTACTGCGGGGTGCACTCCTCTAACATCCCGCAGCACTCGCACTTTGCGTCCTCGACCTCTGAGATCGTGGGCAAGGGCGGGGCGGGCTTCTCTGGGACGGCTAGGGCTTCCTGGCTCATGAGCTCGAACGAGATGTCAGAGATCGTGCGTTGGAGGCCCTCCATTGAGAGCCTCGAAGGCTTCTGATTGTTGTTGTTGTGCTTTTGGAGAAAGTTGTTGTCCATATTGGGTGCCATTTTGGATTCAAGAGAATATGTAGGGTTTGTTGAGTTTCAATTGTTTATATAGAGAATTGTGTGTGCTTTTTGTCTAATTTTTGAAAAGGTGTTGGTTAGGTTGAAATAGGTGGAATAAGCATGAAGAATAGTAGAAAGTATTTAGTGAAATTCAAAAGACAAGTTCATTTAATATTGATGTAAGATAGTAGTATAACCCATGCAAGCTATATATTTATAGAGTGATTGTTAAAAAATTTATGTGGATAAGATTTTAGCATTGGTATGTATGTTTGTGgttttagagaaagagagagattcAACTAGATTCATCATGAAGATATGtaaagaattaaattaaaaactgAATTTCCACTTCTTCAAATATATCACTACCAAAATCACGTATTCGAAATTCTTCTTTCATAGTTTTATAGATATATATAATTCTGATTATTTTTCTCAATATTTGATGggaaatatttttaaaactagTTAGCTTATTTAATATTAGTAAATAATTAAGGTCATACTTCCTATTTAAGGAAATCTTGAAAACCCTATATTAATAGTAGTATGTGATAATGAATAATATATGTAGCTTTCACGGATATTGTATTGTAGCCATGAACTATTGCTTTTGTTGATGAACACACAATATCATGAAACTAATACATCAAAATGTCTGTATCTTtcttttgtaatattattaaatttttaggGTCTGTTTTTTTGCTAAATTTGCTCTCCTGGATTTTGACATAGGAGTAGTATATAGTGAGACCAGAAGGAGATAGATCCATCACGAGAAAGTCATCAAACGAAATTTATGGTGTAActattttaaagaaaataaagttttCTTTAGCATCGTATCAAACTCACAAGAGTCTTGATGTGTAGCCAAAAGCAGTAACTTATTTGGCTTTTCTATAGATGTTTTTTTATCACTCAACCACGTATGGATTGTATGGTCATACCTCATTTATATATTATCATacaaatattcatatatgtGAATGTTCAAAATTAATAACGGACAATTTCGTTGGAGAGTATTTTAAAAAACGCCGTCTCACTGCaaaaaacttattttttaaTGATGCAAAAATCAAGACGCAATTATTTGCGTtggaaagttttaaaaaataacaacaatttaggaCGCAGAAGAAAACATTTTGCTTCCTCTAATTTTAGCACCAACAATAAGGATATTTTTTTAAGCGTTGGTGCATGGTATACGTATATTTAGAGACACAAATTAGCATCTTTAATTGCACTGAAAAATGTCCTTAACGGTTTCTTTGTTGTACTGACCGTCGTCGTCTATTTACTTGACGAGAATAGTGTAAACCAACGGATTTCGACTGTCCCCTATGCATTGAAAATACTTGTAAAGAGttaattagaaaaaataattatttgaaatttcaattggTTTAAATGTAATTTATATCCGCTGTCAAGCAGAAAGTTGAGTACATTCTAAATTGTATGAACCAAGAATCAAAAGCTTCCCCTCctcaaaaaaaagaagaaagaaacaaaagcTTCAAGCAATTAATTATCAGTGGATCAAAAAATAGGCATATAGCTATGGGGATGCAATTACtgcaattaattttttttcatctccTATATTGTTGCTGTCCGTGAAAATGATATGGCATGTTACtactaaaagtgaaatataaagCTATACATAAAGAAAATGTATGTAAATGGGAAATCACGTGTGCAATAGTCTCGAAATTACATTTCAAATTTAGAAAACACAGATATTAAAAGGGGATTTACATGTTTAAATATAATCGACATTTCATTGCCGGAGTGAATAAATGAACAGTTGTAGAGAAACGAGAGCAAAACTCCGGCCTCGGATCTGGCATTGGCACCTTATTAGCAGAATAATGTGTTAAATGAAAGATGAATTGATTTGACTTTTTTTGTTCTTAAATTATACATCATCAACAATAATTTCTCAAtctattaattggagagaaaacGTCTTACCAATTGAGTTGCGCTGCTTTATTGTAACATAGAATTCGTTTTTGACTTAAATGAAAGACATTTGTATCGCTTTGCCTCAAATTGACTTATATTATGGAGATAAAGATGATAACcaactagtattaatttttgccATTGAAAAAATGTTTGTTTGCATCATGAGAACcaaatttttattcattttcaagTAAACATCCCCTCCTCTTATAAATTGTTGAGATACATAAAGCCCAAATGAAGTATGGCCCATGGGCCATATTATGATTACATAATGTTGATTGGATTTTGAAGAGCTTTCTCCAATATGAGCCAGAATGTCAATGCAGCTCAAACGGCCCGGCCCATTTCGGCCAGATATAGGAGAATTGAAGTTTtccaacaacaaaaaaattacGCATTATTAGATCATAAACTGATAAACCTAATCCCAAAAGTCTAGATATAGATATGTAATAACAACATGTGCATCTATTTAAAATATATGGAGTACATGATTAGCAAAAATTTGGGAAGTAATAATTAGCATAGGGTGGGTGGGCACAGaaaaaattagtagataatagtatattttttaaaaaattattaaaaaaatatatacgtTTAGTTGATTCAAATCAGTGATATTCGATCTACAACAAAAGTTTTGCATTTTGATTGTAAAAACTGTGCCAAATACTATGGCCATTTGTGACGTGCACGACCCCACCCATGCCAATTTGACAAAATCCAATGCACTATTTACAAGCTCAAAATCAGATTTATTTAAGTATTTCAATCTGAGctcattttaatatattttttttttgtgtgataGGACTTAGGAGAGGACCCTTTGATGAATAATTGACACCGACCGAAAAGTGAGAAAATAATGTACATTACGCCGGACCCACAAAAATTGATAGAATTAGCACATTATTGGATTTAATAGCTTATTTAAATTCCTCCACTAGACTACATACTACTAATGATACAacttgctttatttttttaggCGAAACCGGAATTTTATCTAATAGTCCCTCCATCCACCATTGAAAGAGTCATTTTAactgggcacgagttttaagaaattatttgactatATGAAAAAAAGTAAAGGGAGAAAGTGAATGGAATGTGAGACGTATTTAAAGTATAAGTTTTATAGTATTTGATTGTGAGGGTAAAAAGTTGGGGATGTGAGATCTGTATgctaaaagtggaataaagtaaatggttctataaatcgttgacaaactaaaatggcaaaatgattcTTTAAATCGTGGACGGGGGAGTAGTATTAATCATCATTATTAGAGTCCGTAAAATTTTTGCATGATGTGAAAACACGACATTATAAGGATACAATAATTTCAGGTTGGATTCAAATAAGATTCATATAACTCATTAATACTATTGATAtgtaacttttttattttattatagttAAATTTAGGTTATTATTTTCTCACTTTCATATGCACCTTAGGTTATCGTGTCGATGTTTGCGTTGCAGTCGTGTCATGTCAAGTatgtgtcgttatcgtgtcgtgtcaacatGAATCGGATCGTGTCGCTAACACGTTCGTGACGTGTGCAAATCGAGCTCGAGTTTTGAGTTCCTTTAACATGTTATATTCAGATTTAACCTTAACCGGTAAATTATTACTAGATCAACACAATAACAACTTCACTCATATAAAATTTGTTAGTCCTACGAGATAACTAATTAGATAATTTTCCTGTCCACAAACTCAATTCAAAAAGTGTTTTTGAAAaggaaactaaaaaaaattaaaattgatattGATAAAACAAAGATATACATGAGCTGTTTAATTATTGGCTGTAATTGACTATAACAGTCACACTCTTGATAGAGCTGTTGAGTCAAATTTAAAGAGTGTTACTTTTTCAGCCTCAAATTATACATCGAGGAATGAGTTTCAGCCGTGGAAGTATTAAGTTGAAATCCACAAATTAAAGGATTGTTGGTTTCATTTAATGTAGCCatcgacaaaaaaaaaaaagaaaaaaagaggacAATATTGTGGGATGAATTATTTATGGTCATAAAACACAATATTAGCATATTCAATgagtataataatataattatgcataattaaattatttgcaAGTTGTGGTTCAAGTTGGTGGTATATCTTagattagtttttttaatttgttaaaaAATTACGTGTCCTTAATTTTTTGTTGTTCAAGTTGATTCGATACATATtctttatttacaaaaatactCCATAAGTTTGTTTCGTACGCTTGCATTCAATTTCTGGACTTGTATTTGTGTTAAAAATATGCGAAAATGATAAACAAACCAAATTAATTGACTAACCAATTTAGACTTGATAGTGCAATTTAAAAAAGAATAagtattttttattcaaattataaTTCGGACGActcttgaaaattttgaaattaaccTTTCCTACTAAAGGCAGCAATCCTTGCATTAACCTTATCAAAATTATCATGAAATCATCAAATAATTCTTGAAAAATGACAAATAATTTTATTGAGTTAATTTCTTCattgataatatatatatatagatctCGATTTTATCgtgtaaaattaaatttaggCTAAACAACCGAATCCTAATTGAGGAACAACCGAACAACAACatattatattgtgtttaaatACTATATATGCGTGATCAAAGACAGTTACAACAATCATAATTATCATAATATTAAATAGCATTAAATATATGGAAATTGGAGATCATATAGTGATTCAAAGAAATAATAGACCACGAGTGAAGTACTTTCCCACATGCCCACCaatattaatttatgaaatAGAATCATAGATTTCTCCAAACCACAACCTTATACATATCCACAAAACTTGGCCTATTTTAGTAATACATTATTTCGTTTAACTCATTCAATAAATTAGTTTATACAGCTACATGTCTATGATCTTATCTTGACACATACCTCATCATCACATGTTTGTTGAGCTATATTCATTTTAATGGTAACGAGATTGGGTGAAGAAAGATGAtagtcaaaataaaattaattgcgTGGAAAAAAATATACAAGCAAGACTATATTGGAGTTAAATTGTTTAATGGTTGGAGTCAATAAATCAACCCCAATTaattggattgatttgcttctgattctcatttctcattttattttgattgtgTGGCATAGTTAAACTTACACTATTTTGAAGTTTATCATAAGGATTCACTACAAGAAAATGATGACTTacctacaaaataaaaataaaaaataaatttaaaaagttagtCATAAAGGCATCATAGAGTACTAAATATTTGatgattattttta encodes:
- the LOC121783952 gene encoding uncharacterized protein LOC121783952; this encodes MAPNMDNNFLQKHNNNNQKPSRLSMEGLQRTISDISFELMSQEALAVPEKPAPPLPTISEVEDAKCECCGMLEECTPQYVKKVRGTYGQMICGLCSEAVKEEMEKNGGKREEALHAHVSVCARFNRLGRAYPVLCQAEVMRDILRKNRAKSLSPRDKGGTNQRGGIARSSSCIPAITKEINDWKKA